The segment TACAATTGACCATTTGGTTGACTTGGGTGTTGAGAGTTCGTACCACTGCGTAAGAGGAGTATGTTGTGCAATTTATCCTCCAATACAAATTCCGGTGAATCAAGAGTTGGGCTGTTTCTATGTGCTCTTAAATGGTTTACACTTTTATATTGAAATGTGATCTCTACATATACACAGATCTTTCCTTTCAATgaagccctagacaaccaggaattggaagttccttactaattagtgaccttaattcatcaatcaagtacaagggtgaaGCGAAACTCCCAGGgtctctgtggaatgagtttgaaacCTTTGCAGTATATGTTCCAAATAAATGTCCCTTGGAAACAGCTGAAGCAAATGCGGctactttgttgttattctgaCTGCACTTTTTGACTGTAAATTAGCCGtagttggttagctagcaaggaaggcataagaacgttgccagcaaGAATGGCAATGgtacatttagaacaaacgactgggtcgcatccatagatacagaaacTGAACGACTGCGTCACGTCTCTCGCAACCGAACCTATAGAATGAACAACCAGCCGGCTTGgttagcaaccctagatttgtgtcgggactatatattgtggaaggatgaaatagtatgaataaattcatcaaaataacgtttttaaCGAAAATATGtcaattatttgaatatgtttgtAACCCGTGGTATAAAAGTGcttaatgccctcgaagccgatGTTGGAGGGTATATTGGCATGGTTTGGCAAATATTGGCcaaaatatcctccaaacactggcttcgaGGGTATAATtgagcaataaggcacgaggatgtgtgatatatggccaaaatacataccacggctaagggctgttataACATTGGGAGAGGAATGTACGACCACATTGCCAAATTGGGCTCCATAAATCACCCTGTTTTATAAATCCAACTGAGATGCAggggagtaggtgtgtccaaacgtttgactggtaatgtaccagtcaaaagattggacacacctactcatttttacattgtagaataatagtgaatatatcaaactatgaaataacacatggaatcatgtagtaaccaaaaagtgttcaacaaatcaaatcgattttatatttgagattctcaaccagcttcatgaggtagtcacctggaatgggtttcaaataacaggtgtgttttgttaaaagttcatttgtggaattaatTTATTTCCttattaatgcgtttgagccaatcatttgtgttgtgacgAGATAAGGGTAGTATACAGAACATAGCcatatttggtgaaagaccaagtccatattattgcaagaacagctaaaataagcaaagagaaacgacagtcactACTTTAataagacatgaagttcagtcaatgcggaaaatgtcaagaaccttgaacgtttcttcaagtgcggtcgcaaaaactatcaagctctatgatgaaactggctctcatgaggaccaccacaggaaaggaaatgcggctactttgttgttattctgaCTGCACTTTTTGACTGTAAATTAGCCGtagttggttagctagcaagtaaggcataagaacgttgccagcaaGTATGGCAATGgtacatttagaacaaacgactgggtcGAATCCATAGATACAGAAACTGAACGACTGCGTCACGTCTCTCGCAACCGAACCTATAGAATGATCAACCAGCCGGCTTGgttagcaaccctagatttgtgtccggactatatattgtggaaggatgaaatagtatgaataaattcatcaaaataacgtttttaaCGAAAATATGtcaattatttgaatatgtttgtAACCCGTGGTATAAAAGTgctaatgccctcgaagccgatGTTGGAGGGTATATTGGCATGGTTTGGCAAATATTGGCCAAAATATCCTCCAAACAGTGGCTTCGAGGGCATAATtgagcaataaggcacgaggatgtgtgatatatggccaaaatacataccacggctaagggctgttataACGCAGgacgcaacgtggagtgcctggatacagcccttagccgtggtatattggccatacttTATACCACAAACCTCAtaggtgccttattgctagtATACGCTGGTTATCAACGTAATtatagcagtaaaaataaatattttgtcatacccatggtataggTCTGatgtaccacggctgtcagccaatctgCATCCAGTGCTTGaaacacccagtttataatcattTAAATAGATCTATGCAACTTCAAATACAAGTTCAAAACGAACATAGGCCATTAGATTTTCGATAGAAAGTGTGTATATAATAAATATTGTCTATTTAGCCATGGATATCTCTTGATTAGTGTCTGGAAGAAACATGAGGATACAGTACTGTtccaaaactggttgaatcaacggtgtttccacgtcatttcgaCCACAAAAATCTATGTGGTGACGTTGAATTAACGTGTAAAACTAACTGGATTTGAGAAGTCATCAATGCAATGACATTTCGTATTTTTTCAATAAACTTTTaaactaaatccaatgacattgtGAAATGTTTTGCTGATTCACCTTTAATTCAACAACTCaaacaaatgtaaatcaaatATAGAGGtcgaactgatgtctgtgcccagcaGGGCGCTTTTTAATTTACCCAGCTATCATATCAATTAAAATAATTGGATTGCATAATTTTATTTTCCAAGTAGACTTTATTGAAAAAATACACAAAAGTTAACAGTGCACGATGAaaataaatgaagaaaaaaaGTTAGTTACAATCCAAAATGGTGAGCATCACAAGCGTACCTGGGCACAGGGTACTTCAAATAACAGTGAGGCGGTGGGTCGGCAAAACGAGGAGCAGCGTTGGGTCTGGAGTATTTCAAGATGGATTCGATGGAGAAAGGACTGCTAAAGTTCACCTCATTATTATTCTGCATTTGAGGGCTGGCGAGGGTTGGTTTTGGTGAGAAGACCGCGGCAGAGCGTTCTGATATCTGTTCTGCCTCCATTCGCACTTTGGTGGACAACTCGGGGAACAAGTCCAGTATGCCCTTGAAGTGGCGTCTTGCCATCTTCGCTGTTATTTGCCTCTCGTCGAATTTCCAGAAGTTCTTTTTTGAGTTTGACATATATGGACTGACTGGAACCTGAAATAGATAAACACGATCAACAAATGAATGTCTGTTGATCTCAGGGTGGTTGAATAAAAGATACAATAAGTACGGTCTGATACAGTTGATATAATTATTGTGGACATACCTTGACAAAACAATCGTTGGATGATAAGCAGACCCTGATGTTGTTCTCGATGCCTTTTCTGTCTCCTGAGAGGAAAGCTCCCAACTTGTCCATCAACTACAAATGATAACACTCCATATTAGCACTCGTCATTAATTAAGGACCAGTAATTCCTTTTCAGAACACAATTGAAATTACACCCTGGGTGATCAAATATATTGGTTTTACCTGAGTAAATGTGAGCATCTTGTCTGGAGAGTCCTGTATGACATAAGCAATCAGTCCCAGATAGGTTGTGCTCTTCCTCTTGCCATAACGTTGGTTCTTACTTCGCTGAACAACGTTGGACGGAGCCTGTGGAGGTAGGAGAGTTCCCATGATGTTCTCTGTTACGTTCTGCATCTTTTTCGTTGTAGAGTTCTTCTCACACCAAGTGTCACACAGAGCACTGATATCAGGACCTTGCTCAGTGGAACTGTTAACCTGGGCTGACCTCTGGATATATGTCCTGCTAGAACAATAGGACAAAAATTCTACATTAACTAGGCCTATAGGACCTTTTCATACTGAGAGAAGGTGTTAAGGGGCGGGGCGCTGAGGGGGGACATGTACAGTTTGTCCTTCTCTTTAGgattttcttatttttatttgaccAGGGTTCGACTATAATGTTCGTTATTATTAAGTAATCAGTTATATGACAAACGTGCAGCCTGTTTACTCAAAATGCTGATATTGTCCAGTACTAGTTCATGCGTTTTGTATGCTTTATTGTTCCCCATTATAAGTCGGTAGAGTCCCACTGTTGCCCTGGCATGATTTAAGACTTTTAACCCCTTGTAAACATTGTGTGGTTGAGCTACATACTTCTGGGTTGTACCACTGGATTCGTCTAGTGTGTCTGGGTCAACCATGTGATTAACTGAGCTAGAGCGGTGATGGTGAGACAAGGGGCTgggtcttttttgttgttgacaaaaACGTATGTAGAGTCAGAATTAAAAGCTATTCAAAGTTATGTAAAGCTGACACTCTCACGAACATGCATGCAGCATGCTTTGGTCAATTAGGCTCACAAGCTACAGAAGAGTAATTAGTAGATACGAGGTTCTTCATAGAAGATCCTAGGAAATCCTAGAACATAGTTTCGATAATATTGTAATATTATAAATAGTTGCTATCACAAACCCTTAACTCCCAACAACAAAACTCCACAGAGTTGTCACTGACTATATTCATCTCTGTCtgagcaaaccatttctgtacttaCAGCATTCGGGAAAAAATCATTTGAATCAGATTTTTACTGTGGCTGACCTTTTTAAATGTATTGACATTTGTCAATGAAACTGATGAATGCAATTATTTATGTCTGTGTAGTTGTAGCTAACTGGTGGTGAAGGCATATGAGTATTTCCTTTGATAACAAATTCTTTGAAAGTGGCCCATGTAGCAGTACCTTAATAAATCTTCCACTAAGACTTTAACCTTCTTTGACATATAACTATACTCTACCAGCCCTGGCTATGTGTCTATTGTGTATTGATTCTGTAACATTCCTGTGTGATTTTATTGGGCTTTTAAAATACATAACCAAGCAATTTATTGGTCAGTCACACTCAGAAAACTATCTAAATGAATCAAATCTATAAAATCCATTCTTCTTAGAGTAATATGTACACTCCAACATCCACAGTCACAGCACTCACCACCATGTGCCCCTTCTAACCTTGAAGACAATGTGATGGGGAAAGAGAAAGACTACTATTAGCCAGAAATTGAACACTGAGGCCTTTAATCATAGGACATATTAAATATATGCATGGGTGTTTAATATATATTTGACATATACAATAGTAGTAGGCCTAAGTAATGATATTATgtttaaatatacagtatattaagcTACATATGTTTAGTAACatgatgtaaatgtaaacccaggATAGCCCTCTCCTTTGCTGAACAGCTCTGATTCACAAACTGTCTCACTGTATAGACTCCACTGTCCTGTAGTTCTCAGTGTTAAGTGATTCTGAGTGTTAACATTGGGAGAGGAATGTACGACCACATTGCCAAGTTGGGCTCCATAACAGGCTCACCCTGTTTTATAAATCCATCTGAGATGCAGgggagtaggtgtatccaaacgtttgactggtaatgtaccagtcaaaagattggacacacctactcatttttacattgtagaataatagtgaatatatcaaactatgaaataacacatggaatcatgtcgttAACCAAAaattgtttaacaaatcaaatcgatgttatatttgagattctcaaacagcttcatgaggtagtcacctggaatgggtTTCAAATAAATGTACTAACATTTTAAATGGTACCACAAAGATGTTTTtaggtccacacatcagagaatgttgacttgaGTGGGGATATCCATTGTTATAAATTCAACTGTCAATCTTCCATAGGAAACGGATTGAAATAATAGAAATATAGACAATAGAATAAACATTCCCATTCAAATTGACATTTGAAAATGGGTGGACCAGCCGCCATCTTTCTGGTAGTAATTGGAAGTTACAGTTTTAATTCAATTTAAATGTCAATGGTTTACCAGCTAAATTTCAGGCGTCTGAAAGGATAGGCCAATTCTATGAATTCGATGTCTATGATTTAACTGACAACCACCTTGTATTCAGCAGTATACTGTCTCAACTGATGATGGATGGGCACCACACAAACATTTTAGATGATGTCAAATAGGGTATAAGCTACAATATTTGTCAAATGAGAGGTGACCATAACACTTCTTACCGTTTCCCCTGTAATGATCCAATATGCCTTATCATCTTGAGTGTAGGTTATACAGCTGGAGACTACAATTGACCATTTGGTTGACTTGGGTGTTGAGAGTTCGTACCACTGCGTAAGAGGAGTATGTGGTGCAATTTGTCCTCCAATACAAATTCCGGTGAATCAAGAGTTGGGCTGTTTCTATGTGCTCTTAAATGGTTTACACTTTTATATTGAAATGTGATCTCTACATATACACAGATCTTTCCTTTCAATgaagccctagacaaccaggaattggaagttccttactaattagtgaccttaattcatcaatcaagtacaagggtgaaGCGAAACTCCCAGGgtctctgtggaatgagtttgaaacCTTTGCAGTATATGTTCCAAATAAATGTCCCTTGGAAACAGCTGAAGCAAATGCGGctactttgttgttattctgaCTGCACTTTTTGACTGTAAATTAGCCGtagttggttagctagcaaggaaggcataagaacgttgccagcaaGAATGGCAATGgtacatttagaacaaacgactgggtcgcatccatagatacagaaacTGAACGACTGCGTCACGTCTCTCGCAACCGAACCTATAGAATGAACAACCAGCCGGCTTGgttagcaaccctagatttgtgtcgggactatatattgtggaaggatgaaatagtatgaataaattcatcaaaataacgtttttaaCGAAAATATGtcaattatttgaatatgtttgtAACCCGTGGTATAAAAGTGcttaatgccctcgaagccgatGTTGGAGGGTATATTGGCATGGTTTGGCAAATATTGGCcaaaatatcctccaaacactggcttcgaGGGTATAATtgagcaataaggcacgaggatgtgtgatatatggccaaaatacataccacggctaagggctgttataACATTGGGAGAGGAATGTACGACCACATTGCCAAATTGGGCTCCATAAATCACCCTGTTTTATAAATCCAACTGAGATGCAggggagtaggtgtgtccaaacgtttgactggtaatgtaccagtcaaaagattggacacacctactcatttttacattgtagaataatagtgaatatatcaaactatgaaataacacatggaatcatgtagtaaccaaaaagtgttcaacaaatcaaatcgattttatatttgagattctcaaccagcttcatgaggtagtcacctggaatgggtttcaaataacaggtgtgttttgttaaaagttcatttgtggaattaatTTATTTCCttattaatgcgtttgagccaatcatttgtgttgtgacgagataggggtagtatacagaagatagccatatttggtgaaagaccaagtccatattattgcaagaacagctaaaataagcaaagagaaacgacagtcactACTTTAataagacatgaagttcagtcaatgcggaaaatgtcaagaaccttgaacgtttcttcaagtgcggtcgcaaaaactatcaagctctatgatgaaactggctctcatgaggaccaccacaggaaaggaaatgcggctactttgttgttattctgaCTGCACTTTTTGACTGTAAATTAGCCGtagttggttagctagcaagtaaggcataagaacgttgccagcaaGTATGGCAATGgtacatttagaacaaacgactgggtcGAATCCATAGATACAGAAACTGAACGACTGCGTCACGTCTCTCGCAACCGAACCTATAGAATGATCAACCAGCCGGCTTGgttagcaaccctagatttgtgtccggactatatattgtggaaggatgaaatagtatgaataaattcatcaaaataacgtttttaaCGAAAATATGtcaattatttgaatatgtttgtAACCCGTGGTATAAAAGTgctaatgccctcgaagccgatGTTGGAGGGTATATTGGCATGGTTTGGCAAATATTGGCCAAAATATCCTCCAAACAGTGGCTTCGAGGGCATAATtgagcaataaggcacgaggatgtgtgatatatggccaaaatacataccacggctaagggctgttataACGCAGgacgcaacgtggagtgcctggatacagcccttagccgtggtatattggccatacttTATACCACAAACCTCAtaggtgccttattgctagtATACGCTGGTTATCAACGTAATtatagcagtaaaaataaatattttgtcatacccatggtataggTCTGatgtaccacggctgtcagccaatctgCATCCAGTGCTTGaaacacccagtttataatcattTAAATAGATCTATGCAACTTCAAATACAAGTTCAAAACGAACATAGGCCATTAGATTTTCGATAGAAAGTGTGTATATAATAAATATTGTCTATTTAGCCATGGATATCTCTTGATTAGTGTCTGGAAGAAACATGAGGATACAGTACTGTtccaaaactggttgaatcaacggtgtttccacgtcatttcgaCCACAAAAATCTATGTGGTGACGTTGAATTAACGTGTAAAACTAACTGGATTTGAGAAGTCATCAATGCAATGACATTTCGTATTTTTTTCAATAAACTTTTaaactaaatccaatgacattgtGAAATGTTTTGCTGATTCACCTTTAATTCAACAACTCaaacaaatgtaaatcaa is part of the Oncorhynchus gorbuscha isolate QuinsamMale2020 ecotype Even-year linkage group LG09, OgorEven_v1.0, whole genome shotgun sequence genome and harbors:
- the LOC124043047 gene encoding forkhead box protein H1-like codes for the protein MQNVTENIMGTLLPPQAPSNVVQRSKNQRYGKRKSTTYLGLIAYVIQDSPDKMLTFTQLMDKLGAFLSGDRKGIENNIRVCLSSNDCFVKVPVSPYMSNSKKNFWKFDERQITAKMARRHFKGILDLFPELSTKVRMEAEQISERSAAVFSPKPTLASPQMQNNNEVNFSSPFSIESILKYSRPNAAPRFADPPPHCYLKYPVPRYACDAHHFGL